A stretch of DNA from Lysinibacillus sp. B2A1:
CAACATTATGGCTGCATGAGAAATTTAATAAAACAATTCCTGATTTAGCACAGGTTGTACAGGCTGATTCCTATGGTAATGCTTTTGCACGGTTAGCTGCTGGACAAACAGATGTCCTAGTAACGTACGCAGATGCACGTCGCGATTATGAGGAAAGCTGGCAAGGAGATTTTAGTCGCTCCGCTTCTATTTGGGAGGAAACAGACTTACTTGGTGTTATGCCTGCAATCTATAATGACACAATTAGTGTCAGTAAAAATTCAAAAGTCATGAATGACGAATTAAAGAAGGCTATTCAGCAAGCATTTATTAATATTGGTAATTCTGAAAAAGGGAAGGAAGTAATCGCGATCTACAGCCATGAAGGCTATCAGGCAGCCACAGATAGCGACTATGACAATGAGCGTAAGGCACAGGAGCTAGTTCAAAATCTTGGTTCGAAGTAAATAGCATGAAAAAGGACTGACCATCATAGAAATATTTACTGAATCTGCGAGGCTTGCGGCTTATCCGCAGAAAGCCTCGTAGATTCTTAATTTTTAGCCTATGATGCAATTCCTCTATCATAAAAGGAGCGTTACTATGATTGAGTTTAAAGAGGTAGAAAAAAGATACCCCAATGGCTTTCTTGCATTGAATCACATTAACCTTAAGATTGAGCAGGGGGAGTTCGTAGCGATTATCGGTTTGTCAGGCGCAGGGAAATCAACACTATTGCGCTGTATTAATAAAATGCACGATATCTCTGGGGGAACTTTGCGGGTAAATACTATTAATGTGGGTCAGTTAAAGGGCAAGGAGGTACGAAATCTGCGCCGAAATATTGGTATGATATTTCAATCCTTTAATTTGGTAACACGTGTATCCGTTTTGAAAAATGTCCTTGTTTCCTTTGTTCCTAATATGCCACTTTGGCGAAAAATCTTTGGTGTTTTTACAAGAAAAGAGAAGCTCCAGGCATTAATGGCTCTGGATCAAGTAGGGATTTTAGAGAAGGCCTATGTACGAGTAGATCAGTTATCCGGCGGTCAGCAGCAGCGCGTAGCCTTGGCACGTACACTTGCTCAAAATCCCCAAATTATTTTAGCGGATGAGCCTGTCGCATCATTGGACCCTGTGACAGCTAAGCAAGTGATGGAAGATTTTAAACGTATTAATCAAGAATTAAACATGACAATTTTAATTAATACACATCACGTTGATTTGGCATTGGCTTATGCAACTCGTGTTATTGGTGTAAGGAACGGAGAAATCGTTTTTGATGGGAGAGCGGATGAAATCAATGAGGAGACGCTTGCTTTTATTTATAATGATACGAAAGTGGGGAGAGGTGTAAATCATCATGCAATGGAAGCTACTATTGCCGCAAAAAATAGTATTGCCTAATGGTAAGGAAGTGCTGGAAAAGCGCTCCATCATGCCACTAATATGGCTTATCCTCTTTGCTTTAACATTGCTTTCTATGCGTATTACAGGCTTTAGTCTAGAAGTCTTGAGGGATCGAATTGATCAGTTTTTCGTGATTGTACAGCAGATGGTACCACCTAATTGGGGATATGTAGCGAGGCTATGGCAGCCGTTATTCGATACTATTAAAATGTCATTGCTTGGCTCTGTAGCAGGTGCTATTTGTGCCTTACCTATTGCTATGCTTGCTGCAGCGAATATTACTAAAAATAAATGGATTGCGATGTTAAGCAAATTTGTGTTGAGCTTACTTCGCACATTACCAACACTAATCATTGCGCTGATTGCAACATTCATATTTGGGCTTGGAACGATGGCTGGTACTATTGCCATCTTTTTATTCACAATTGCATATGTCGGAAAGCTTTTATATGAACAAATTGAAAATGTTGATATGGGGGCATTTGAGGCTACGCAGGCAATGGGATTGCCAACCATTCAGGCATTTCGCTATGCCATTTTGCCGCAGATTCTCCCGAACTACATATCGACATCATTATTTTGCTTTGAAGGAAATGTCCGCTATGCATCCATTCTAGGGTATGTCGGTGCTGGTGGAATTGGTTTGCTTCTTAATGAAAGCTTGGGGTGGAGAAGCTATGCAAATGTAGGCATGATTTTACTAATGCTTGTTTGTACTGTTTTTATCATTGAATCAACTAGTGAATATTTCCGTAAGAGATTAATGTAGGGGTGAAGCTATGAATGCCATCGAAAAGCAATTACAAGTACAACCGAATCGACGTATGTCATACTTTCTAACCCTTTTGATTGTAGGTTTGCTATTTATATGGTCGATATCAACGATACATGCTGACTCGATATCTAACAATGGGGCAACAATTGCAAAAAATATATTACTAGGGCTACTGCAGCTAGATTGGACATTATTATTTAATGCAACTACAGGTGGGGTTCCTTATTTATTAATTGAAACAATGGCCATTGCCTTTCTTGGTACGATTGTAGGAGCATTTCTAGCTATTCCATTGGCCTTCTTATCAGCCTCGAATATAGTCCCCAAGCCAATTGCATTTGTGGTGCGTTTACTATTAATCGTTATACGTACCATTCCTGCGATTGTTTATGGTCTTATGTTTATTCGAGTTACAGGTCAAGGGCCATTTGCTGGTGTGCTTACGATGTCGTTAACATCCATAGGCATGCTGTCCAAGCTATATGTTGATGTGATAGAGGATTTGGATAAGAGTATATTAGAATCGATGGAAGCTCTAGGCTGTACGCTGATGGAGAAGATTCGTTATGGTATATGGCCACAATTGACGGCTTTATTTTTATCGATTGTCATCTATCGCTTTGATATGAATTTACGTGATGCAACCGTACTTGGCTTAGTAGGAGCTGGAGGAATAGGCGCACCCCTTATTTTTGCAATGAATGCATATAAATGGTCTGAGGTAGGAGCTATTTTAGTAGGATTAATTTTACTTATTTTAATGGTGGAATATGCGTCAAACCGTATGAGAACTAAGCTTGTCAAAGGATAAGCCAAGCAGGTTCTTATTATATAAAATCCTGAATAGTATCAACTATTCGGGATTTTTAACATTGTTCAAAAGTAAGCCCGTATTCAAATAACGCATATAATCACGTAGCATCTCTCGGTACTATAAAGGTATCAATTAAAGGAGGTGCCTTTCATTGCCACAGCAAAAATTAACGATTATCCCCGTCACATTATATCCCGAACTTAATAAATTCCCTGTAGCCAACTCAACACAAGACTCACACATTAATACATGTACGATTAAAACAGCAAAGGTAGAAATTTCTTTCTGTAATGGCGTAGATGAGCACATTATCCAAAGTGTGATGAGGGAGTTGAAACTACTGTGAAACACGATTTTACTAACGTGAAAAATATCTACATCGTTTGTGGAAAGACGGATATGCGTAAAGGCATTGATGGCTTAGCTACACTGATTCAAGATTCTTTCGAACTGGATCCTTATGGCGATTCGATTTTCCTGTTTTGCGGCCTGAGTAAAGATCGATACAAATGTTTGTATTTTGATGGGGATGGATTCGCTTTACTCTATAAACGCTTAGATGGCGGACAACTCCAATGGCCGAAAGATGAAAATGAAGTACGGAACCTTTCGCAACAAGAGCTTCGCTGGCTTCTAGAAGGTTTATCGCTACAGCAGCCAAAGGCAATTCAAAAAACACCAAAAGGTGTATTCTAAATTCACTTTCTTAAATGGTATAATATGAGAATCTTATGCGAACGGAAAGTGGTGAATGTTTTGGTGAACGCTTCTTTTAACAACGAGAAATTAATTAAACTTCTTGAAGAACAGCTTGATTATATGAAGCAACAAAACAAAGATTTATCTAAACAGATTGAAGCGCTAACTGAACAAGTACGCTATTTAACAAAACTTTTATACGGATCAAAAACCGAGAAATCAAAATACACTGCACCAGATGGACAAGGATCATTATTTGATGATGATCAGTCTTTTAGTGATTCTGAGCACACAGAAGAACAAAGCACGGCGACGATTACGTACACCGTTGTCCGTAAACTACATAAGAAGAAACGGAATGATTCTTTTCGTGACGGGATTGAAGTAGAAGAAATTCACCATCATCCCACCAACACACAATGTGACTGTTGCCTTGGTCAAATGACTGAAGCTGGTACAACGATTGCGCGTGAAGAAGCAAAATTCATTCCGGCAAAAATGATGCGCATCCAGCATATTGAACATGCCTACGAGTGCAAGCACTGTAAAATGGATGCCACACAAAAAGCACAAATGAAACGTGGGAAAGCCCCACAAGCTGCCATTCAGCGAAGTATTGCAGGACCAACTGTTTTAGCAAAGCTTATTTACGATAAGTTTATTCAGTATTTACCTCTTTACCGTCAGGTAAAGGAGTGGGAACGATATGGCCTACTTACGAATGATAAGAACCTATCAAACTGGGTTATTCGTGCTGCAGAAGATTGGCTTTTACCGATTTATGAACAGATGAAGCAGATTTTAACGATGAAATCAGTACTGCATGTGGACGAAACGTATGCGCAAATTATCAATCGGTCAGACGGAAAATCAGGACAATCGAATGCCTACAATTGGGTGTTCCGCAGCGTGCCAAGCCAAGGTCCAATCATCGTTCTTTTTCATAGTGCATTATCGAGAAGTCGTTCTGTACTAGTAGAATTTACAAAAGGCTTTAAAGGAACGGTGATTTGTGATGGTTACTCGGCATACGGTAATCTTCCTGATGTCACGTTCGCTAACTGTTGGGCGCATGTGCGACGATATTGGCTGAAAGCCGATAGCAAAAACGGGCAAATTGGCGTGGATTTCTGTGACCAACTGTATCGCCTAGAACGTCAATTTAAGCATCTTTCACCAGGTAAACGCCGAAAATCACGGCAAAAATATTCAAAGCCGATTGTAGAGAAATTCTTAAAATGGGTGGATGAATCGCCTTTCTTCGGAAAAAATGCCTTAGCTAAAGCTGCCGAATACACATTAAATCGAATACATGGATTAAAAGCTTTTCTGTTCGATGGCCGAATTGAGATGGATAATAATCCAGCTGAAAATGCGATTCGCCCAAATGTGATTGGTCGCAAGAACTGGTTATTTTCTGTTAGTGAAGCTGGTGCTAAAGCGAATGCGATCTGTTTAAGTTTAGCTGAAACAGCAAAAGCAAATGGTATCGACTTTTATCAATACCTAGTGACGTTATTGACAGAGTTGCCAAATTTACCGCTCTATCAGCAGCCAGAGATTTTAAACGATTACATGCCTTGGTCGAAAAATATCCAAGTGACATGTGCAAAATAGCCGTTTATCTGAAATTATTTTCAGATAAACGGCTATTCGTTGTGCGTACCGAAAAGGTGCGCTTTTTTTATATTTCGGGCTTACGTTCAAAAGAAGGATTTTCAAATATTAAAAGTTTTTTACTTGAAAAAATACCGTATTCGATTTATTGTCTTTAGAGATACTTGTTAAATGGACTTGGAGGATATGGAATGCACGGAATTTATATACGCTATAATGTCTCAGAAGAAACCCCAGCAGCAAAATGGCCCAAAAAAATGGATGCATTTGCGTATGTTCAACGAGAAAAACCACAACAAGACAATGACAACTTGCTGTCGATGGAAGAGCTAAAGAGCCATGCCATTCGCTATATTAAAAGCTTAAAAGACAATGCAAGTGTCCATTTAGTAGAGCAACGCAATGGCGAAATTGAGCACTTTGATCGACGCTATATGGAATCGTTAAAGCTTAAGGAAAGCATTGATTCACAGCTGATCAATCTTGAAGAAATCCGTTTACTATTGCAATTGATGAATGTCCTTAATCTATCACATGGTTTCGGCGAAAATGCAGGGAAGCTACTACGTCAAATTACCCCATATGCAAAAGAGGTAGAGCACCCAACATTCCAAACAACTCGTGTCGAGCGTCATTTTTACTCAGAATTAATTGAGCAAATAGAAGCGATCTATGCACGAATTATGCGTCAGCACAACCCATCCACGACTGAAATGCAGCAATCAGAAAAGCTTTGGTCAGCCGTTTGTGAGCAAGCAATTGAAAAGTTGGAGGCACGAATTGAACGTCTGTCCTCTATCAAGCTTAAGCATGAAAAAAATCTGCTAGAGTTTAGTCAATTAAAGCAGCAAAACATCGAGGCAAAGGAACGCCTTGATCTTGCAGTCAATGAACTTGATGCTATTTTAAATGTACTAGAATCATAAAGGCTTTGTTAATGCCTAGATCAAGCGGTTTGAGTGGGGTAGCTAGCCCTACTTTTACCTTCATACACAAAAAAAGCATCACTCCATGAGAGTAGATGCTTTTTTCTGTGATTGTGTGACCGTATGAAATTTAAGAACGCCCTCAAGGAAACTTTGACGGGTAATATTAACATGCTACAATAAATAAGCAGCATCTAGCTGACTCCTTTTTCGGAAGGAGGTGCACTACATGCCTAAGTTATCACGACAAGAAAAGAGTAAGGCAAAAAGAGAGAAACAGCGTGAAGAAAGACTAGCCATCTTTCGATACACAACAGATCTATTTCGTGTGTTAGATACTGTTTACCGTTTCTTTCGTATGATGCTGTAAAAAAGGAAGCGCCATTCAGTATTTTTTACTGGGTGGCGTTTTCCTTTGGGTAAAATAAAAAACGCCCAAGAGCCACTTGAGCGTTTGCACTACATGCGATTCTCACGACAAGAATCTTACTAACATTATAGTAACCTCAACAGGCGAAACCGTCAAGGCTTTAACAGTATACGTAATGTTTGAAGACGTTATTCATACAAAAAGTACCTATA
This window harbors:
- the phnE gene encoding phosphonate ABC transporter, permease protein PhnE, encoding MQWKLLLPQKIVLPNGKEVLEKRSIMPLIWLILFALTLLSMRITGFSLEVLRDRIDQFFVIVQQMVPPNWGYVARLWQPLFDTIKMSLLGSVAGAICALPIAMLAAANITKNKWIAMLSKFVLSLLRTLPTLIIALIATFIFGLGTMAGTIAIFLFTIAYVGKLLYEQIENVDMGAFEATQAMGLPTIQAFRYAILPQILPNYISTSLFCFEGNVRYASILGYVGAGGIGLLLNESLGWRSYANVGMILLMLVCTVFIIESTSEYFRKRLM
- the phnC gene encoding phosphonate ABC transporter ATP-binding protein, which produces MIEFKEVEKRYPNGFLALNHINLKIEQGEFVAIIGLSGAGKSTLLRCINKMHDISGGTLRVNTINVGQLKGKEVRNLRRNIGMIFQSFNLVTRVSVLKNVLVSFVPNMPLWRKIFGVFTRKEKLQALMALDQVGILEKAYVRVDQLSGGQQQRVALARTLAQNPQIILADEPVASLDPVTAKQVMEDFKRINQELNMTILINTHHVDLALAYATRVIGVRNGEIVFDGRADEINEETLAFIYNDTKVGRGVNHHAMEATIAAKNSIA
- the phnE gene encoding phosphonate ABC transporter, permease protein PhnE, which codes for MNAIEKQLQVQPNRRMSYFLTLLIVGLLFIWSISTIHADSISNNGATIAKNILLGLLQLDWTLLFNATTGGVPYLLIETMAIAFLGTIVGAFLAIPLAFLSASNIVPKPIAFVVRLLLIVIRTIPAIVYGLMFIRVTGQGPFAGVLTMSLTSIGMLSKLYVDVIEDLDKSILESMEALGCTLMEKIRYGIWPQLTALFLSIVIYRFDMNLRDATVLGLVGAGGIGAPLIFAMNAYKWSEVGAILVGLILLILMVEYASNRMRTKLVKG
- a CDS encoding transposase; protein product: MRILCERKVVNVLVNASFNNEKLIKLLEEQLDYMKQQNKDLSKQIEALTEQVRYLTKLLYGSKTEKSKYTAPDGQGSLFDDDQSFSDSEHTEEQSTATITYTVVRKLHKKKRNDSFRDGIEVEEIHHHPTNTQCDCCLGQMTEAGTTIAREEAKFIPAKMMRIQHIEHAYECKHCKMDATQKAQMKRGKAPQAAIQRSIAGPTVLAKLIYDKFIQYLPLYRQVKEWERYGLLTNDKNLSNWVIRAAEDWLLPIYEQMKQILTMKSVLHVDETYAQIINRSDGKSGQSNAYNWVFRSVPSQGPIIVLFHSALSRSRSVLVEFTKGFKGTVICDGYSAYGNLPDVTFANCWAHVRRYWLKADSKNGQIGVDFCDQLYRLERQFKHLSPGKRRKSRQKYSKPIVEKFLKWVDESPFFGKNALAKAAEYTLNRIHGLKAFLFDGRIEMDNNPAENAIRPNVIGRKNWLFSVSEAGAKANAICLSLAETAKANGIDFYQYLVTLLTELPNLPLYQQPEILNDYMPWSKNIQVTCAK